The bacterium genome contains a region encoding:
- a CDS encoding HEPN domain-containing protein: MKKSIDHLSFRKQRELETVVRVIRNVVRVEMIVLFGSYARGDFVDYDFRYDAEEGHFTSYESDFDIMVIVQEEKIAEDFRIWGRIENQLRHKIPTPVKLVTEDIEHVNEQLSVGRYFYAEVKKEGILLYDSKRFQLARARKLTPGIKKALAEEDYKLWFPKAKEFFVNFEFNFEKGWNNLAAFNLHQTTESLYSGASLVLTSYKPKTHDLEKLTKRMEKIDLDFKKIFPREQAEEKRLFELLRKAYVDARYKKSYKITKSELEYLAERVKKLRRLALRKSREKIKEFELSP, translated from the coding sequence ATGAAGAAGAGCATAGACCATCTTTCTTTCAGAAAACAGAGGGAATTAGAGACTGTCGTCAGGGTCATTCGTAATGTAGTAAGGGTAGAGATGATTGTCTTATTTGGAAGCTATGCCAGGGGAGACTTTGTTGACTATGACTTTCGATACGATGCTGAAGAAGGACATTTCACCAGTTATGAAAGTGATTTTGACATTATGGTCATTGTCCAGGAAGAAAAGATAGCGGAAGATTTTAGGATTTGGGGAAGAATTGAAAATCAACTTAGACACAAAATCCCTACACCCGTAAAGCTCGTTACCGAAGATATTGAGCATGTCAATGAACAACTTTCAGTGGGCAGATACTTTTATGCTGAGGTCAAGAAAGAAGGCATACTCCTTTATGATTCAAAACGCTTTCAACTTGCAAGGGCAAGGAAGCTCACTCCAGGAATAAAAAAGGCACTGGCAGAGGAGGATTATAAGCTTTGGTTTCCAAAGGCAAAGGAGTTTTTTGTGAATTTCGAATTTAACTTTGAGAAAGGCTGGAATAATTTAGCTGCCTTTAACCTTCACCAAACCACAGAGTCTCTATACAGTGGTGCTTCCCTTGTCCTTACCAGCTACAAACCGAAGACGCACGATCTGGAAAAACTAACAAAGCGTATGGAAAAAATTGACTTGGATTTTAAAAAGATTTTCCCCCGAGAACAAGCTGAAGAAAAGCGCCTCTTTGAGCTTCTTAGGAAGGCCTATGTTGATGCAAGATACAAGAAATCATATAAGATTACCAAATCTGAACTGGAATACTTAGCGGAAAGGGTAAAGAAACTGCGTAGATTAGCCTTAAGAAAGAGCAGAGAGAAGATTAAAGAGTTTGAATTAAGCCCCTGA
- a CDS encoding integron integrase, producing MINIPIEVFAHYSSILTKKSIPISEQTNYKKWLRYYFDFCHKYNLEYSNRENLAQFIKKLQEKHQTQIQQKQAAHSVYLYYEVLETNVNPVDKNKMNLDVNGQPSLKMVERISISSSLPQVQEESIQKNDSTSEWKKIYTNLLAEIKIRHYSPKTLRVYVMWLRRFYTFTKNKSPLSLSSQDVQEFLKYLAVKQNVSASTQNQAFNALLFLFRHVLKKDFGDHRDNVRAKRRRYIPVVLSREEIEAIFTHLSYPYDLVVKLLYGCGLRLFECLNLRLHNFNFDAGILTVHDGKGQKDRTVPLPQTIIPQLKVHLEKVKELHQNDLKAGYAGAFITGLLEKKYKDCGKELIWQCFFPSKMLTFVLDSKELKRYHLYETHVHRAIKQAVRKVKIMKRVSAHTFRHSFATHLLQANYDIRTIQELLGHSDVRTTMIYTHTIKSSTVKEAKSPLDFANPSAKLS from the coding sequence ATGATTAATATCCCAATAGAAGTATTTGCCCACTATAGCTCAATACTGACTAAAAAGTCAATCCCTATTTCTGAGCAGACCAATTATAAAAAATGGCTGAGGTATTATTTTGACTTTTGCCATAAATATAACCTTGAATATTCAAATAGGGAAAATCTTGCTCAGTTTATAAAGAAATTACAGGAAAAACACCAGACACAAATACAGCAAAAACAAGCGGCTCATTCCGTATATCTTTATTACGAAGTATTGGAGACCAATGTTAATCCAGTGGATAAGAACAAAATGAATTTAGATGTAAATGGACAGCCGAGTTTGAAGATGGTAGAAAGGATTTCAATATCATCTTCCTTACCACAGGTTCAGGAAGAATCCATCCAGAAGAATGATTCAACCTCAGAATGGAAGAAAATTTACACAAATTTGCTGGCTGAAATAAAAATAAGACACTATTCTCCGAAAACATTAAGGGTATATGTAATGTGGTTGAGAAGGTTCTACACTTTTACCAAAAACAAATCCCCTCTGTCACTTTCTTCCCAGGATGTCCAAGAATTTCTTAAATATTTAGCTGTCAAGCAGAATGTCTCGGCTTCTACCCAGAATCAGGCATTTAATGCACTCCTTTTTTTATTCAGGCATGTCCTAAAAAAGGATTTTGGCGACCATCGGGATAATGTTAGAGCAAAGAGAAGACGCTATATACCAGTTGTTTTGTCCAGAGAGGAAATAGAAGCAATTTTTACCCATCTTTCATATCCTTATGACCTTGTGGTAAAGTTGTTGTATGGCTGTGGCTTACGCTTGTTTGAGTGCCTGAATCTTCGGCTTCACAATTTCAATTTTGATGCCGGTATCCTCACAGTCCACGACGGTAAAGGACAAAAAGATAGAACCGTGCCTTTACCACAGACAATTATACCTCAATTAAAGGTTCATCTCGAAAAAGTGAAGGAGTTGCACCAGAATGACCTCAAGGCAGGCTACGCAGGCGCATTTATAACTGGCTTGCTCGAAAAGAAATATAAGGATTGTGGGAAGGAATTAATCTGGCAGTGTTTTTTTCCATCTAAAATGTTGACCTTTGTTCTTGATTCAAAGGAATTAAAGAGATATCATCTATATGAGACTCATGTGCACAGAGCAATTAAACAGGCGGTCAGAAAGGTGAAGATTATGAAGCGGGTTTCAGCCCATACCTTCCGCCATAGCTTTGCCACACATCTCTTACAAGCCAATTACGATATCAGAACTATTCAGGAGTTGCTGGGACATAGTGATGTCCGAACAACCATGATTTATACCCATACAATCAAAAGTTCAACTGTCAAAGAGGCTAAAAGCCCCCTCGATTTTGCTAACCCTTCAGCGAAACTTTCCTGA
- the tmk gene encoding dTMP kinase, with protein sequence MNRLSMFITFEGTEGSGKTTQSELLTKALREKGFEVIHTYEPGGTKISDKIRQILLDPENSNMSALTELFLYLSARAQHIEEVIKPALAAGKIVICDRFIDATMAYQGYGRGLNKDLIQKLNAVVTQEIKPDLTFVLDVDPQEGLEMAKTLSTAGLGDRIEQEALDFHQRVRQGYLEISKQESARVKIINRQKSVEEIHQIILNLCSGIVTTQPRKH encoded by the coding sequence ATGAATCGTCTCAGTATGTTCATTACCTTTGAAGGCACTGAGGGTAGTGGAAAGACTACCCAGTCAGAATTACTTACAAAGGCATTGCGAGAAAAAGGGTTTGAAGTAATTCATACCTATGAGCCCGGTGGAACTAAGATTAGTGATAAGATAAGGCAGATATTGTTAGACCCGGAGAATTCCAATATGTCGGCTTTAACTGAGTTATTTCTATATTTATCTGCCAGAGCTCAACATATCGAGGAGGTAATAAAACCAGCATTAGCGGCAGGTAAAATAGTTATCTGTGACCGCTTTATTGACGCTACGATGGCCTATCAGGGTTATGGTCGAGGGCTAAATAAAGATTTGATTCAAAAACTTAACGCTGTGGTTACCCAGGAGATTAAGCCAGATTTAACCTTTGTTCTGGATGTTGACCCGCAAGAAGGATTGGAAATGGCTAAAACTTTATCTACGGCAGGTCTGGGAGATAGAATTGAACAAGAGGCACTTGACTTCCATCAACGAGTCCGACAGGGTTACCTTGAAATCAGCAAACAAGAATCGGCAAGGGTGAAAATAATCAACCGACAAAAAAGTGTTGAAGAAATACATCAAATTATTTTGAATTTATGCTCAGGAATTGTAACTACTCAGCCACGAAAACACTAA
- a CDS encoding nucleotidyltransferase domain-containing protein — translation MISEKTIKKAIERLIEVAKPQKIYLFGSYARGDAREQSDLDFLIVEQTIKSQRKEMVYLHDAIRSMCIPVDIIPVSEATFNEWSNVPGTVIHKARTEGRLCYEKS, via the coding sequence ATGATTTCTGAAAAAACAATTAAAAAAGCAATAGAACGATTGATAGAGGTAGCAAAGCCACAAAAGATATACCTATTTGGCTCTTATGCGCGTGGTGATGCTCGAGAACAATCTGATTTAGACTTTTTGATTGTTGAACAAACGATAAAAAGTCAACGAAAGGAAATGGTTTATCTCCATGATGCAATTCGTTCAATGTGTATTCCTGTAGACATTATACCTGTAAGCGAAGCTACTTTTAATGAATGGTCCAATGTGCCAGGTACTGTCATCCATAAAGCCAGAACTGAAGGACGATTATGCTATGAAAAATCGTAA
- a CDS encoding four helix bundle protein translates to MTKIQNSKQYDLEERTYQFAQEVALFCKKLPKTITNIEYLKQIIRASGSVGANYIEANESLGSKDFKMRIKVTIRHEGHGEHEVKFDELSNS, encoded by the coding sequence ATGACCAAAATTCAAAATTCCAAACAATATGATTTAGAAGAAAGAACTTATCAATTTGCTCAAGAGGTTGCTTTATTCTGTAAGAAACTACCTAAAACTATTACTAATATCGAATATCTAAAGCAAATAATTAGGGCTTCGGGTTCAGTTGGAGCAAACTATATTGAGGCAAATGAGTCTTTGGGCTCGAAAGATTTTAAGATGAGAATAAAGGTAACTATTCGCCACGAAGGGCACGGAGAGCACGAAGTGAAATTTGATGAATTATCGAATTCATGA
- a CDS encoding reverse transcriptase N-terminal domain-containing protein, translated as MKNRKLAERFLRLEPKGKWEAINWQKVNTEVRRLQMRIAKAEREGKYLLFHGLSNQLRYLVILPGFSNRTIQMLEPCAGKLARTILRGKVRREPRALPDSPASHWVLAMQCPPL; from the coding sequence ATGAAAAATCGTAAACTTGCAGAACGGTTTCTGAGGCTTGAACCAAAAGGTAAGTGGGAAGCCATTAACTGGCAGAAAGTAAACACTGAAGTAAGAAGGCTGCAAATGCGTATTGCAAAGGCAGAGCGGGAAGGGAAATATTTACTTTTCCATGGTTTGAGCAATCAACTAAGATATTTGGTTATACTGCCGGGTTTTAGTAATAGAACCATACAGATGCTTGAGCCGTGTGCGGGGAAACTCGCTCGCACGATTCTTAGGGGGAAAGTGAGGCGAGAGCCTCGCGCTCTACCCGATTCCCCAGCTTCACATTGGGTTCTTGCCATGCAATGTCCTCCACTATGA
- a CDS encoding UvrD-helicase domain-containing protein, which translates to MEFPHILVISASAGAGKTMTLSERYIKFLISPEIKTSARNILAITFTNKAAGEMKERIIFDLKKMALGDSKNKELAEKKLNELLDNYSDFKVQTIDSFLTSVTTASALELGIPPHFEIEMSSSQAFNFALDELLSQVYHNSPLEAIFLNFVDELLHINSRITWNIKNEILTNISSLRKLEVLKGLKVKRVCTSEDIKKLRTNLIKDVEGFCEMGKEKVMFNTHFKRAVDNFRNDAHYQPWESKMFLKDAVNEICNKGSIITPSHQKIWQEIRQGISSLAEMTAHCRFAPFIDIISHFDEGVDSFKKHMQIIFIEDLNILLNTFLENEGAVPEVYFHLGDRIAHFFIDEFQDTSRSQWQTLFPLIEEALSKTGSLFYVGDKKQAIFGFRGGESALFDEAKANFPSVEKEKIKEEFPEINYRSRENIVEFVNNTFCQENLSHWAEEVKLSIPFETYLHSQQKSKEKFRGGYVRIESIDEPLDKDELYPKIEQYLVDVIQNKIIHRFSPGEVTILVRTNDEASWVTRVLTGAGIAVASEMTLDISSHHLIQEIVCFLKFLNSPIDNLSFAGFLQGDIFLKASGLTHFTIYSFLLKNRIKRKALYTLFRDEFPEVWESHLENYFQMVGFLPPYDLVSKILKGYNVFQEFPNEEGFFFQLLEVLKNTEVEGENSLKSFLARWNKDEEEKKDFQVVLPGYANAIRVMTIHKAKGLGFPVVIYPFAYLEKSTINEIYEKDGEGIIPYRIVEKYREASAKLRELYEREFTAQLIEGLNIFYVALTRAIDELYIFLPKFKGHKKLPVPILEPRLEIGSPLIQTPKTLEQRKSHIYPPQVNEWQDKLYRPKINIDELRDTGRKKAKERGIFIHEFLAGIERLSEQWEEEIENRFGTLSQDKQEIIPILRDFFKREEMRKWFMLAPDISIYCEKEIVDESGQQYRVDRLLVWQDKVVVIEFKSGEPQSAQHQKQVNTYLRLLSKIYPDKTLEGWLLYVDELVSRKNE; encoded by the coding sequence ATGGAATTTCCACATATTCTGGTTATATCTGCTTCAGCAGGTGCGGGGAAAACTATGACCCTGTCTGAACGCTATATAAAGTTTCTCATTTCGCCAGAGATAAAAACCTCTGCCCGCAACATCCTGGCTATTACCTTTACCAACAAAGCCGCTGGTGAGATGAAGGAAAGAATCATTTTTGACCTTAAGAAAATGGCTCTCGGTGATTCTAAAAACAAAGAATTAGCTGAAAAAAAACTGAATGAACTACTTGATAATTATTCAGATTTTAAGGTGCAAACCATTGACTCTTTTCTGACATCAGTAACTACTGCCTCTGCCCTTGAATTGGGGATTCCACCACATTTTGAAATAGAAATGAGCTCATCCCAGGCATTCAATTTTGCCCTTGATGAACTTCTCTCTCAGGTATATCATAATTCCCCCCTCGAGGCTATCTTCCTTAATTTTGTCGATGAACTTCTGCATATCAATTCAAGGATTACCTGGAATATAAAGAACGAAATCCTTACAAATATCAGTAGTCTAAGAAAACTGGAGGTTCTAAAAGGACTCAAGGTAAAAAGAGTTTGCACAAGCGAAGATATAAAAAAACTACGAACGAATCTTATCAAAGATGTGGAAGGATTTTGTGAAATGGGCAAGGAAAAGGTAATGTTTAATACACACTTTAAGAGAGCCGTTGACAATTTCAGAAATGATGCTCACTATCAACCCTGGGAAAGTAAAATGTTTCTAAAGGATGCTGTGAATGAGATTTGTAACAAAGGTTCAATTATTACCCCTTCCCATCAGAAGATATGGCAGGAGATTCGGCAGGGTATATCTTCCCTTGCCGAAATGACCGCGCACTGCCGTTTTGCCCCATTCATTGATATTATTAGCCATTTTGATGAAGGTGTTGATTCCTTTAAAAAACACATGCAAATCATCTTCATCGAAGACCTGAACATCCTGTTGAACACATTCCTTGAAAACGAAGGGGCTGTTCCAGAAGTTTATTTTCATCTCGGTGACCGTATTGCACATTTCTTTATAGATGAATTTCAGGATACGAGTCGAAGCCAGTGGCAAACCTTATTTCCGCTTATCGAAGAGGCACTTTCAAAGACAGGTTCGCTTTTCTATGTTGGTGATAAAAAACAGGCTATCTTTGGCTTCAGAGGGGGAGAAAGTGCCCTTTTTGATGAGGCAAAAGCAAATTTCCCAAGCGTAGAGAAAGAGAAAATTAAAGAAGAATTCCCGGAGATAAACTACCGAAGTCGGGAGAATATCGTTGAATTTGTCAATAATACCTTTTGCCAGGAAAATCTAAGCCATTGGGCAGAAGAGGTAAAACTCTCCATTCCCTTTGAAACTTATCTCCATAGCCAACAGAAATCAAAAGAGAAATTTAGAGGTGGATATGTCCGAATAGAGTCGATAGATGAACCATTGGATAAAGATGAATTATATCCGAAAATTGAACAGTATCTTGTTGATGTCATTCAGAACAAAATAATCCATAGATTTTCTCCAGGGGAAGTTACCATTCTTGTTAGAACGAATGATGAGGCATCATGGGTTACCAGGGTTTTAACTGGTGCAGGGATTGCCGTGGCTTCAGAAATGACCCTTGACATTTCTTCACACCACTTGATTCAGGAAATAGTCTGTTTCTTAAAATTCCTGAACTCACCCATTGACAATCTTTCATTTGCAGGCTTTTTGCAAGGGGATATTTTCCTCAAGGCAAGTGGGCTTACTCATTTCACGATTTATTCCTTTCTTCTTAAAAATCGAATAAAAAGAAAGGCTCTTTACACCCTTTTCCGCGATGAATTCCCGGAGGTATGGGAGTCGCATTTAGAAAACTATTTTCAGATGGTTGGCTTTCTGCCGCCTTATGATTTAGTCAGCAAAATCTTGAAAGGGTATAATGTGTTTCAGGAATTTCCAAATGAAGAAGGATTCTTTTTTCAATTGCTTGAGGTGTTGAAAAACACTGAGGTAGAAGGGGAAAATAGCCTTAAGTCGTTTCTTGCCCGCTGGAACAAAGATGAAGAGGAGAAAAAGGACTTTCAGGTGGTTTTACCCGGCTATGCCAACGCCATTCGGGTAATGACCATCCATAAGGCAAAAGGGCTTGGATTTCCAGTAGTCATTTATCCATTTGCATATCTGGAAAAATCAACAATTAATGAGATTTATGAAAAGGATGGTGAGGGAATTATACCTTATCGTATTGTTGAAAAATATCGAGAGGCATCTGCAAAACTAAGGGAACTTTACGAGAGAGAATTCACCGCCCAATTGATAGAAGGGCTAAATATATTTTATGTGGCATTGACCCGTGCTATTGATGAACTTTATATCTTTCTTCCGAAATTCAAAGGTCATAAAAAGTTACCTGTGCCAATTCTTGAACCCCGCCTTGAGATTGGCTCACCTCTTATTCAAACTCCAAAAACTTTAGAGCAGAGAAAAAGTCATATCTATCCTCCCCAGGTCAATGAATGGCAAGATAAACTTTATCGTCCAAAGATAAATATCGATGAATTGCGGGATACTGGCCGTAAAAAGGCTAAAGAGAGAGGAATATTTATTCACGAGTTTCTCGCGGGGATAGAAAGGCTATCGGAACAATGGGAGGAAGAAATTGAGAACAGGTTTGGCACTTTAAGTCAAGATAAACAGGAGATAATTCCTATCTTGAGAGATTTTTTTAAAAGAGAAGAGATGCGAAAATGGTTTATGCTTGCACCGGATATTAGTATCTATTGCGAAAAGGAGATAGTCGATGAAAGTGGTCAACAGTATCGAGTAGATCGGCTTCTGGTCTGGCAAGATAAAGTGGTGGTAATTGAGTTTAAATCCGGTGAACCCCAATCAGCACAACACCAGAAACAAGTAAATACCTATTTGAGATTACTCTCAAAGATTTATCCAGATAAAACGCTTGAAGGATGGTTGTTGTATGTGGATGAACTGGTAAGCAGGAAAAATGAGTGA
- a CDS encoding addiction module protein, protein MAVTIPLDQMTTAEKLLSMENIWDDLCRRADEISSPPWHGEVLQQREEKVKKGVEEFTDWENAKGKIKESVS, encoded by the coding sequence ATGGCAGTTACTATTCCATTAGATCAAATGACTACAGCAGAGAAACTTCTATCAATGGAGAATATATGGGATGATTTATGCCGAAGGGCAGATGAAATCTCTTCTCCGCCCTGGCATGGGGAGGTTCTCCAGCAGAGGGAAGAAAAAGTAAAGAAAGGGGTAGAGGAATTTACTGATTGGGAGAATGCCAAAGGGAAAATAAAAGAGTCTGTTTCATGA
- a CDS encoding methyltransferase domain-containing protein: MQDYERQVKLKFKLLATFYDLSDIPFLLNGKGNPRRALARKIPNETLRILDVCVGSANSAIAVAEANDQNEIIGVDLSPDMIAVAESKIRRRGIQNIFIHQMDATKMTFQDGEFDIAMISFGLHELDYDLMIDILKEMCRVLKESGKLYLVDYEREDGLLKNLVLSIHLKIFEPSHMPQFLKYDWVEILQSIGFQVTETEKYLFSKLICAVKQSNAELTAAQQAVAADRLRRG, encoded by the coding sequence ATGCAAGACTATGAGCGCCAAGTCAAACTCAAGTTCAAGTTGCTTGCCACTTTCTACGATTTGTCCGATATACCCTTCCTATTGAACGGAAAGGGGAATCCTAGACGCGCCCTGGCACGGAAGATACCTAACGAGACTTTGCGTATCTTGGATGTATGCGTCGGAAGTGCAAACAGTGCGATAGCCGTCGCGGAAGCCAATGACCAAAACGAGATTATCGGGGTAGACTTATCCCCTGATATGATTGCTGTGGCTGAAAGCAAAATTCGGAGACGTGGCATACAGAATATCTTCATTCACCAAATGGACGCAACTAAGATGACGTTCCAAGATGGCGAATTTGATATTGCTATGATTTCGTTTGGGTTACATGAATTGGATTATGACCTGATGATAGACATACTGAAAGAGATGTGCCGTGTACTCAAAGAATCAGGTAAACTGTATCTCGTTGACTACGAGCGAGAAGATGGTCTCCTGAAGAATCTTGTGCTCTCCATTCATTTGAAGATTTTTGAGCCAAGCCATATGCCGCAGTTTCTCAAGTATGATTGGGTTGAGATACTGCAAAGCATAGGATTTCAAGTCACCGAGACAGAGAAGTACCTGTTCTCTAAACTGATTTGCGCTGTCAAGCAATCCAATGCGGAACTCACCGCCGCCCAACAAGCGGTTGCAGCCGACCGCCTTCGGCGCGGGTAA